The Cinclus cinclus chromosome Z, bCinCin1.1, whole genome shotgun sequence genome contains the following window.
CACCACCAACATTGTTTGGTGAACAAATGGAATCTTATTGTTGCTGGAATAAAAAGGGCAAACCACTTCACCTTTGTGATTTGATTTTTTACTTGTGAGAGTTACTaccaaagtgatttttttatgaCAGCTCTTCAGctattataaaaattattagcAACCAGAGAAGATCTACACTGGCAGGTTTACAGCCATATTTTCCCAGTAAGGAGAAAAAGGCCAAGTTGAGTCCACAGCTGTAGAGTTACTCTAACTGTGAAAAGCTTGAGTTAGCTTGGGTTTTAGTGACACACTCAGCTATCTTGTGAAAAAGAGCACTGATGGCATAACTAATGGAACAGACTATAGTACCAGTTCTTGCTGAGCAGTAAACAGTCATTCACAACTTTATTTCACAACAAAATGACCGAAGAATTCAAGGGTGTACAGAGCATATCCTATATGCTCTTCTTTAAAGTTTTAATTACactaaagaaattttaaattaaaggtcagctgggacaaaaaaaaactacagaaaGAAAGGACAAACCTAACAGTAACCAACCCTAGTAATACTGTATTTAAAACTGCATATAGAACATTGCAATGAAGCACCCTGCAATACTATGCATACAGATATGACACTTCAGTatgataattaaaaaataaataaataattaatgtaGCTTGGCCTATCACTCACTGACAAGAGCTGTACCATTACTGCAATCTATATACTATATCATGAATTCCAAAAACTAGAGCCTGAAGCAAGGAAACACTAGTGAATGCTGCAGCAAAAATCTGGTAGCCCTAGAGAGTAGAACTGAGGTTGCCTTACCTGGGCTTATGACCAAACATGAATTTATTTTTGGAGAAGCATGGAGTACATCTACCTAATTTAGGTTTCTATGTATAGcaatatattatataaatttCCAGTTAAATAacagaatattttcaatttttgcaTTACAAAGGAGAGAGGATGACATAGTGATTTTAGCAATTGTCACGCATAAAACTTTTCAATTCTATGCCTGGTTTTGGATATACACAAGACTAGTATTATATGTTGGTATAAATGTTATATTGGTTTTAAAGGAGCTGCAATAACAAGGTGTAATACTCTGGACACATTTGGAAGTAGCAGCTACTATTCTTCTGGCTTGCACAGACCTGCTGCCAAAATCATCATTCTTAAGAGTATCATGTCCAAGAACAAAAGTTAAGAAAGTAATATCCTCCCTGAACCAGTAACTAAATAAATCCAAATACAATTTCAAAAACTCTTGTGCCCCAGACTGTTATTTAGACCTATTTATACCCtactttatttttgtgtgttaagAGTCACATTCCTACCTTGGTGTATTAAGAAACTGTCAGGAAACAAAGACagtagaaaaagggaaagaaaataattatttctagCATGAAGTAAGTCTTGGATACTGCAACCACAAAGGACAGAAGAAAGCAACAgaaccaaaacaataaaaaacaacaagTACATACTCAACAGGAAAGAGCTTGATATGAATATCTCCCATGCTTGTGTGGATGATGGCACTGTCTGACACTCTTTTGGGACCTTCTGCCTGAGTGGCTGCCATGACCTCTTCTTTAGAAGGTTTCTCATTAAATACATCTCTGTCAGAATCTGCACTCTTCGTGTCTTCTGGCTCACGTTTAGTAAACTGAAGCACAAAAGAACAGAAGGTTAatggctttttcctttttctctcttaaaatacaCAGTGCTCTGCACCCAACCCAATATTATTCAACCTGCTGAACACCCAATTCAATTTGAAATGTACAAAGACAATTCACCGACAGTCTATTCTTACATTGCTGTACTGTGTTGCCAGAATTTCCACAGTCACAAATTTCAGTAAAACTACATACAAATCCAAGTAACTTCTAATAATCTGTTATCTCTAAATTTTCCCCTTTACAACAGGAGTCTGCACCAGTTTagcatattttctttaaaatgaggTAGAGAATATAAGGCTGTTCTGCTGCACTAAATTGGCAGATTTTATGCCAAAAGTATTAGTTGTGCTTTGCAGTTGTGCtacaaagttaaaaataaatcctcttATTCCAATACTGCATTAATACGAAACTAAACTACAGAAACCCAGGAAATATAAGGCATAATAGACAGACCAATCTCTAACCTCTATGGCTCAGACCTGTCAAATCAGCTACTAACCACTCTGAAATTGTTTGTCTCTTTGGTTCCATCACACCCAAAAACCTAACTGTGAACAAGAAGACAACTCCTTTCTTGGTTGCCTATAATATCCTTAGTGTTACAAAGTCCTCATTCtggtctgaaatattttctattttctttgttATGCATATAGTTATtgtttctttataaaatatgtttggttttttttaatgttcttacTTAAGCTTTTTTTCAACAAGGACAAAAGGATATAATCTCTTTGGGGAAtaaaaatttatgaaaatattacaGCTGTTTCTGGTTAATTTATAGACAGGTAAAGATAAAAATTCTAAATATACTTGCAATATAAAGGGACCCCTTTGTAAAAGCTGCATTTGCAACTACAAAATGCACTAGAATagtgcaaagagaaaaacaaaaaataatgtaGAGAAATCAATCCGAGAATGGAGCAATTTAAATAGAAACCACACACACCATgtaaaacctgttttttttaaaagctgtgcaTATTACTGTTGGATCTGCCTGAATATTCTGGAGAACAGGATTTTCAGAAGCCTTCATCTCTATAGTGATCGCCGCACGATGTTTCTTTGCTACTCCTTGAAACAAAGCCAGTTGCATCATTCTGATGTTCTCTTGTTTTCCCAAGATACGAATACACCTGAAGTACAAGATGTAAAGGGGTGTAATGTTCAGCTGCTCACAGTCAGAGAATGTCCCCTTTCTGACTATTAGATTCTGAGCAAAATTTCAAAATCctctcaaaatatttatttactaaCAGTTTTTATTGTTTCTCTATTTAAACCTGCTACCTTAATATACCAATCAGTGCCCTTATGCAATAAAATCCCAACTAAATGACCCACCTTTACTCTACATTATCCCATCCAGTTAGCCAGAGAGATTCATTAATTACACATTTTTTAATACACAAGTGCTTGCCATGTTCCCTCCTCATTTGTCTAAGCTCTAATCAACAGTGACTCTTTACAAAAGATGGGAGTTATTTTCTCTACACTGTAATGTAAGGCTCTCAAATAACAATACAAAAAGACTGGACATCCCCACAGTCATATGAAGTTTTAAATATGCCCTAAATTtgacttaagaaaaaaattaaaatatttattaaaataaaacagaaaattatctcTGTGTGTCACTGGAGCTTACCTGTTAGTCTCTACATTTATGACCTTAATGCCCAACATTGTTCCATAGAGAACGAAATGTCCAGTTTCatcaaaaattatattaatcaATCTTACTGCATCCACTTTCTCCAGCTCACGCTCAACTGCCATACGTCGGCCAAACTCCATGTCAGGCAGTTGTTGTCTCATCTGCTGAAGTTCAGTAAAcatctacaaaaaaaacccatcaagcACTACGTATTAACATACTTCAAGCTTTTTATCCACTAAAACACTGATTCACATGATTAGAATAAACTGAATTCAAGTGAGATTACCCCACTCAAACTTAACTGAAGGATTTAAGCAAATACAAGTAATACTCTATTTTAATGATACAACAAGCATGTTGTAGGACTAGGCTTAAGCACGGGAAAGTGTGCAGTTGTCTATCAAATTCCTTAGAAGATAACAAATTTAATTCATTACCCTGATGTTACTTTCAATGGGCATTTTCCACAATCTCCCACAACTGCTTTCTAGTTAAATGTAATCCAGCAGCatgaaaacacaatttaaaatcaACAACTCTGTTTCACCATGTAGGTAAAATAAActtcatataaataaataaaattcattttggAGCAAAGCAATctaagagaaaaacaagagaatAGAGAAGGCCTTTTTttgcaaggaaggaaggaaatttgCCTTTAGAAATAAATGATACCTTAGGTGAACATGCTGGCAAATGAATTTAAGTAAGTAGAGAACATttcaaagaagaagaaacaagacGGAACTCACACTTAGCGATTCATCGAAGACTCTCATGAGCTTTCCCGTCAGAAAACGAAAAATTCTAACTTTTCTATCAGACCCAAGAGTAGCCATTTTCTTGCCATCAGGTGAAAAACTTATACTGGACGGGTAAGCCTTGCATTTAGCAAATTCATATAGATCAGTATCCGTTTTATACTCCCAGTTCACATTCTTGGGAAATTTATATTCATGAGGAGTACCAGTCCAGTACTCAATCATTCCGGACTTGTCAGAAGACACAACTACTTTGTAGACAGGGTTCAGGCGTATCTGAGTAAGTGGGGACATATGGAGTTTATCAAAAACATGAAGTGGCTGGTTATTTCCTCGTCCATCATATatgaatatttttcctgtgcttttctcAGATGTTGCAACAGAAGATATGGCATCTCCAGGGCAATATACCCATTCACATTGGCCAGGATGGTAGCTGCaataaagagtaaaaaaaaaaaaagttttaattaagGAAGAGTCAAGTTATGCTGTAAGCTTGAAATCAAACATCATAAGcaaattttaaactttatttactaatttatatacatatatgtatataaacatATCAACATACCACATATCTTATATAAACATAAGTATCTTGATAATATTCAGCATATTATAGAAAAGCTTTACCAAGAAATACCATGCAATGGAAGCCAATCAATTTCTGTTCCTTCCATATTGTTTCGTAAAGAGGCTCTGATAGTCAAAGTAGAAAGTGAGTAAAAAGGAGGAATTTGGACAGAAATCCAGATAAAAAGCCCAAGTGGCATTAGTAAATAAtactcaaaaaaaaccaaaaaaaccaacaacaacaaaaaaaacacaaacaaacaaaaaaaaacccacaaaacctcCAAGAAGTTATACAAACAAAATTAAGACAATCCTCCTATAATAAATAAGGGTTCTAAGTGCATTTATGAAGGAAACTGATTTGCTACTTGCAAAAGcataatatataaataagacAAGTCACACATATAGTCTATAATATAAATTACGCCTATTTTAAAGACTGTAAACAAAGATTCTGAAAACCAGAACTCAAATGAAATGGCAAACATCCAAAAAAATGATAAATTCTCTAAAGGAAACTCATGTTTAGTATCCTTTTGCAAATCAAAGTAACAGAAGCTGATGGATTTATGATATTTTGACATTATGACAGACACCAATAATTTGGATTTTCAATGTCTGTcagtaaacagaaaaacacttaATCTCAGGTTTATTAGAAAGAACagaatcaaataaataaataaatatgaagtCTCTGTAGAAATAGCCAATCTTCTCCAAATCACAGGTGAAAGCATGAAGCATGGGTATTTGCACAGAGCCACAGTTGTACAGATTAGTTAGAACTGGAAAGCTCTGAAGATCAGGGGTGCTTTTtggaatattattttatttttctatcattTTACCAATTATGTAGTAACAGTATAGGGCTGCTATGtcaaaaataacagcaaaacaaaaaagattaAGCCtaactggaa
Protein-coding sequences here:
- the PPWD1 gene encoding peptidylprolyl isomerase domain and WD repeat-containing protein 1, with amino-acid sequence MASPEHERKRKLPEVETGGGDLVAADEEDERWVGPLPGEAAQAKKRRVLEFEHVYLENLPSASMYERSYMHRDVITHVACTKTDFIITASHDGHVKFWKKIEEGIEFVKHFRSHLGVIESIAVSSEGALFCSVGDDKAMKVFDVVNFDMINMLKLGYHPGQCEWVYCPGDAISSVATSEKSTGKIFIYDGRGNNQPLHVFDKLHMSPLTQIRLNPVYKVVVSSDKSGMIEYWTGTPHEYKFPKNVNWEYKTDTDLYEFAKCKAYPSSISFSPDGKKMATLGSDRKVRIFRFLTGKLMRVFDESLSMFTELQQMRQQLPDMEFGRRMAVERELEKVDAVRLINIIFDETGHFVLYGTMLGIKVINVETNRCIRILGKQENIRMMQLALFQGVAKKHRAAITIEMKASENPVLQNIQADPTVICTAFKKNRFYMFTKREPEDTKSADSDRDVFNEKPSKEEVMAATQAEGPKRVSDSAIIHTSMGDIHIKLFPVECPKTVENFCVHSRNGYYNGHIIHRIIKGFMIQTGDPTGTGMGGESIWGGEFEDEFHSTLRHDRPYTLSMANAGPNTNGSQFFITVVPTPWLDNKHSVFGRVTKGMEVVQRISNVKVNPKTDKPYEDISIINITVK